The following are encoded together in the Gasterosteus aculeatus chromosome 7, fGasAcu3.hap1.1, whole genome shotgun sequence genome:
- the LOC120821903 gene encoding G protein-activated inward rectifier potassium channel 2, with protein sequence MEQDVESPAIIKKPKLPKQAREDLPKQLSEKEISKRVQRYVRKDGKCNVHHGNVQETYRYLTDIFTTLVDLKWGLNLFIFVLVYTVTWLFFGFMWWLIAYLRGDLEHLADNQWTPCVNNLNGFVSAFLFSIETETTIGYGYRVITDKCPEGILLLLIQSVLGSIVNAFMVGCMFVKISQPKKRAETLVFSTNAVISMRDGRLCLMFRVGDLRNSHIVEASIRAKLIKSKQTKEGEFIPLNQTDINVGYNTGDDRLFLVSPLIICHEINQSSPFWDISQAHLSRDDLEIVVILEGMVEATGMTCQARSSYVSREIKWGYRFTPVLTLEDGFYEVDYNSFHDIYETNTPACSAKELADMTNRSRLPLTWSLASRLSQQGLPEAEREGHEAKTGAANQGKDRQPERNGDIANIESESKV encoded by the exons ATGGAGCAGGATGTGGAGAGCCCGGCCATCATCAAAAAGCCTAAGTTGCCAAAGCAGGCCCGGGAGGACCTGCCTAAACAGCTGTCAGAAAAGGAAATCTCAAAGAGGGTCCAGCGCTACGTCCGGAAAGACGGGAAGTGCAACGTCCACCACGGTAACGTTCAAGAGACGTACCGCTACCTGACGGACATCTTCACCACGCTAGTCGATCTCAAATGGGGGCTCAACCTGTTCATTTTTGTGCTGGTGTACACCGTGACGTGGCTCTTCTTCGGCTTCATGTGGTGGCTCATCGCGTACCTTCGGGGCGACCTGGAGCACTTGGCAGACAACCAGTGGACTCCGTGCGTCAATAACCTCAACGGGTTCGTTTCAGCCTTTCTGTTCTCCATCGAGACGGAGACCACCATCGGCTACGGGTACAGAGTCATCACGGACAAATGCCCCGAGGGGATCCTCCTGCTTCTGATTCAGTCGGTGCTGGGATCTATCGTCAACGCCTTCATGGTGGGTTGCATGTTTGTCAAAATCTCCCAGCCCAAGAAGCGGGCCGAGACGCTGGTGTTCTCCACCAACGCGGTCATCTCAATGAGGGACGGGCGGCTGTGCCTGATGTTCAGAGTCGGAGACCTGCGGAACTCGCACATCGTGGAGGCCTCCATCAGGGCCAAGCTTATAAAGTCCAAGCAGACCAAGGAAGGGGAGTTCATCCCTTTGAACCAGACGGACATTAACGTGGGTTACAACACGGGCGACGACAGGCTCTTCCTGGTGTCGCCGCTCATCATCTGCCACGAGATAAACCAGAGCAGCCCCTTCTGGGACATCTCGCAGGCCCACCTGAGCCGGGACGACCTGGAGATCGTTGTGATCCTGGAGGGGATGGTGGAGGCCACAG GCATGACGTGCCAGGCCAGGAGCTCGTACGTCAGCAGGGAGATCAAGTGGGGCTACCGCTTCACTCCGGTCCTGACCCTGGAGGACGGCTTCTACGAGGTGGACTACAACAGCTTCCACGACATATACGAAACCAACACGCCGGCCTGCAGCGCCAAAGAGCTGGCCGACATGACCAACCGCAGCCGCCTGCCGCTCACCTGGTCCCTGGCCAGCAGGCTGAGCCAGCAGGGGCTGCCGGAGGCCGAGCGAGAGGGCCACGAGGCCAAGACCGGCGCGGCCAACCAGGGGAAGGACCGGCAGCCGGAGAGGAACGGCGACATCGCCAACATAGAGAGCGAGTCCAAAGTGTGA